One Eurosta solidaginis isolate ZX-2024a chromosome 5, ASM4086904v1, whole genome shotgun sequence DNA segment encodes these proteins:
- the fbl gene encoding pantothenate kinase 3 isoform X3 — translation MQDESKMLKSQLAKAMPWFGMDIGGTLTKLVYFEPKDITADEQDQEAEILRNIRRYLTKNSAYGKTGHRDTHLQMDNVEIRKRRGSLHFIRFQTTDMNNFLSLAKQKGMAELVTTVCATGGGAYKFENEFRQQVNMKLAKFDELDTLIKGILFAEIQNPTECYFYENARDIMKCEKRAFDFSKPYPFILVNVGSGVSILAVYGPDNYKRVSGTSLGGGTFLGLCCLLTGCNSFEEAIQLATKGDNRKVDKLVRDIYGGDYDRFGLTGDLVASSFGQMHIEDKRCSVSREDLANATLVTITNNIGSIARMCALNEKMDKVVFVGNFLRVNPISMKLLAYAMEFWSNGTLKALFLEHEGYFGALGCLLQFNGEIAAALNETTEATVKTEPSTTTNATAEKLSTITNSTTTTPHSNNASNSDS, via the exons CTATGCCTTGGTTTGGCATGGATATCGGTGGCACACTCACAAAACTAGTCTACTTTGAACCGAAGGATATCACAGCCGATGAACAGGATCAAGAGGCTGAAATATTACGAAATATACGGCGTTATCTGACCAAGAATTCCGCCTATGGCAAAACGGGCCATCGCGATACACATTTACAG ATGGACAATGTGGAAATACGTAAACGTCGTGGCTCGCTGCATTTCATCCGTTTCCAAACAACTGACATGAACAATTTCctttcattggccaaacaaaagGGCATGGCTGAATTGGTGACGACAGTTTGTGCGACTGGCGGTGGTGCATATAAATTCGAAAACGAGTTCCGACAG CAAGTCAATATGAAACTAGCTAAATTTGATGAACTTGATACGCTCATTAAAGGCATACTTTTTGCCGAAATACAAAATCCCACAGAATGCTATTTTTATGAAAATGCTCGTGACATTAT GAAATGTGAAAAGCGTGCTTTTGATTTCTCCAAACCATATCCGTTCATACTGGTCAATGTCGGCTCAGGCGTTTCAATACTGGCAGTGTATGGACCAGACAATTATAAGCGTGTCTCAGGCACAAG CTTGGGTGGCGGTACATTCCTTGGCCTCTGTTGCTTGCTGACAGGCTGCAACTCCTTTGAAGAGGCAATACAATTGGCAACAAAAGGAGACAATCGTAAAGTCGACAAATTAGTACGTGATATCTATGGTGGCGATTACGATCGTTTTGGTTTGACGGGTGATTTGGTGGCGTCGAG TTTTGGACAAATGCACATTGAGGACAAACGTTGTTCTGTATCGCGTGAAGATTTGGCCAATGCAACATTAGtaacaataacaaacaatatTGGCTCTATTGCACGAATGTGTGCCTTAAACGAGAAAATGGATAAG GTCGTTTTCGTTGGCAACTTTTTGCGTGTTAACCCAATTTCAATGAAACTACTCGCTTACGCCATGGAATTCTGGTCCAATGGCACACTCAAAGCGCTCTTCCTTGAGCACGAAGGTTATTTTGGTGCGCTGGGCTGTCTGCTACAGTTCAATGGTGAAATTGCGGCCGCATTAAATGAGACAACCGAAGCGACAGTGAAAACGGAACCATCAACAACTACAAACGCAACTGCTGAAAAACTATCAACCATCACAAATTCCACAACAACTACGCCACACAGTAACAATGCTAGTAATAGTGATAGTTAA
- the fbl gene encoding pantothenate kinase 3 isoform X2 yields MQDESKMLKSQLAKGKRFKTMPWFGMDIGGTLTKLVYFEPKDITADEQDQEAEILRNIRRYLTKNSAYGKTGHRDTHLQMDNVEIRKRRGSLHFIRFQTTDMNNFLSLAKQKGMAELVTTVCATGGGAYKFENEFRQQVNMKLAKFDELDTLIKGILFAEIQNPTECYFYENARDIMKCEKRAFDFSKPYPFILVNVGSGVSILAVYGPDNYKRVSGTSLGGGTFLGLCCLLTGCNSFEEAIQLATKGDNRKVDKLVRDIYGGDYDRFGLTGDLVASSFGQMHIEDKRCSVSREDLANATLVTITNNIGSIARMCALNEKMDKVVFVGNFLRVNPISMKLLAYAMEFWSNGTLKALFLEHEGYFGALGCLLQFNGEIAAALNETTEATVKTEPSTTTNATAEKLSTITNSTTTTPHSNNASNSDS; encoded by the exons CTATGCCTTGGTTTGGCATGGATATCGGTGGCACACTCACAAAACTAGTCTACTTTGAACCGAAGGATATCACAGCCGATGAACAGGATCAAGAGGCTGAAATATTACGAAATATACGGCGTTATCTGACCAAGAATTCCGCCTATGGCAAAACGGGCCATCGCGATACACATTTACAG ATGGACAATGTGGAAATACGTAAACGTCGTGGCTCGCTGCATTTCATCCGTTTCCAAACAACTGACATGAACAATTTCctttcattggccaaacaaaagGGCATGGCTGAATTGGTGACGACAGTTTGTGCGACTGGCGGTGGTGCATATAAATTCGAAAACGAGTTCCGACAG CAAGTCAATATGAAACTAGCTAAATTTGATGAACTTGATACGCTCATTAAAGGCATACTTTTTGCCGAAATACAAAATCCCACAGAATGCTATTTTTATGAAAATGCTCGTGACATTAT GAAATGTGAAAAGCGTGCTTTTGATTTCTCCAAACCATATCCGTTCATACTGGTCAATGTCGGCTCAGGCGTTTCAATACTGGCAGTGTATGGACCAGACAATTATAAGCGTGTCTCAGGCACAAG CTTGGGTGGCGGTACATTCCTTGGCCTCTGTTGCTTGCTGACAGGCTGCAACTCCTTTGAAGAGGCAATACAATTGGCAACAAAAGGAGACAATCGTAAAGTCGACAAATTAGTACGTGATATCTATGGTGGCGATTACGATCGTTTTGGTTTGACGGGTGATTTGGTGGCGTCGAG TTTTGGACAAATGCACATTGAGGACAAACGTTGTTCTGTATCGCGTGAAGATTTGGCCAATGCAACATTAGtaacaataacaaacaatatTGGCTCTATTGCACGAATGTGTGCCTTAAACGAGAAAATGGATAAG GTCGTTTTCGTTGGCAACTTTTTGCGTGTTAACCCAATTTCAATGAAACTACTCGCTTACGCCATGGAATTCTGGTCCAATGGCACACTCAAAGCGCTCTTCCTTGAGCACGAAGGTTATTTTGGTGCGCTGGGCTGTCTGCTACAGTTCAATGGTGAAATTGCGGCCGCATTAAATGAGACAACCGAAGCGACAGTGAAAACGGAACCATCAACAACTACAAACGCAACTGCTGAAAAACTATCAACCATCACAAATTCCACAACAACTACGCCACACAGTAACAATGCTAGTAATAGTGATAGTTAA
- the fbl gene encoding pantothenate kinase 3 isoform X4 codes for MHLDAALELLRTAMPWFGMDIGGTLTKLVYFEPKDITADEQDQEAEILRNIRRYLTKNSAYGKTGHRDTHLQMDNVEIRKRRGSLHFIRFQTTDMNNFLSLAKQKGMAELVTTVCATGGGAYKFENEFRQQVNMKLAKFDELDTLIKGILFAEIQNPTECYFYENARDIMKCEKRAFDFSKPYPFILVNVGSGVSILAVYGPDNYKRVSGTSLGGGTFLGLCCLLTGCNSFEEAIQLATKGDNRKVDKLVRDIYGGDYDRFGLTGDLVASSFGQMHIEDKRCSVSREDLANATLVTITNNIGSIARMCALNEKMDKVVFVGNFLRVNPISMKLLAYAMEFWSNGTLKALFLEHEGYFGALGCLLQFNGEIAAALNETTEATVKTEPSTTTNATAEKLSTITNSTTTTPHSNNASNSDS; via the exons CTATGCCTTGGTTTGGCATGGATATCGGTGGCACACTCACAAAACTAGTCTACTTTGAACCGAAGGATATCACAGCCGATGAACAGGATCAAGAGGCTGAAATATTACGAAATATACGGCGTTATCTGACCAAGAATTCCGCCTATGGCAAAACGGGCCATCGCGATACACATTTACAG ATGGACAATGTGGAAATACGTAAACGTCGTGGCTCGCTGCATTTCATCCGTTTCCAAACAACTGACATGAACAATTTCctttcattggccaaacaaaagGGCATGGCTGAATTGGTGACGACAGTTTGTGCGACTGGCGGTGGTGCATATAAATTCGAAAACGAGTTCCGACAG CAAGTCAATATGAAACTAGCTAAATTTGATGAACTTGATACGCTCATTAAAGGCATACTTTTTGCCGAAATACAAAATCCCACAGAATGCTATTTTTATGAAAATGCTCGTGACATTAT GAAATGTGAAAAGCGTGCTTTTGATTTCTCCAAACCATATCCGTTCATACTGGTCAATGTCGGCTCAGGCGTTTCAATACTGGCAGTGTATGGACCAGACAATTATAAGCGTGTCTCAGGCACAAG CTTGGGTGGCGGTACATTCCTTGGCCTCTGTTGCTTGCTGACAGGCTGCAACTCCTTTGAAGAGGCAATACAATTGGCAACAAAAGGAGACAATCGTAAAGTCGACAAATTAGTACGTGATATCTATGGTGGCGATTACGATCGTTTTGGTTTGACGGGTGATTTGGTGGCGTCGAG TTTTGGACAAATGCACATTGAGGACAAACGTTGTTCTGTATCGCGTGAAGATTTGGCCAATGCAACATTAGtaacaataacaaacaatatTGGCTCTATTGCACGAATGTGTGCCTTAAACGAGAAAATGGATAAG GTCGTTTTCGTTGGCAACTTTTTGCGTGTTAACCCAATTTCAATGAAACTACTCGCTTACGCCATGGAATTCTGGTCCAATGGCACACTCAAAGCGCTCTTCCTTGAGCACGAAGGTTATTTTGGTGCGCTGGGCTGTCTGCTACAGTTCAATGGTGAAATTGCGGCCGCATTAAATGAGACAACCGAAGCGACAGTGAAAACGGAACCATCAACAACTACAAACGCAACTGCTGAAAAACTATCAACCATCACAAATTCCACAACAACTACGCCACACAGTAACAATGCTAGTAATAGTGATAGTTAA